In Nitrospirota bacterium, the DNA window GAGAAAAGGGGATGAGCAAGTACCTGATAGATATACAGGACACGTTTTTATCATGCTATGATGACCTGCCGAAAGACATTAAAAAGAAGCTAAAGAAGCAGTTATCCTTTCTTAGAGAAAATCCTAAACATCCATCTCTACAGATTCACAGGTTGGAAGGTACAGACTTTTGGGAATTTTACGTTGATAAGGGTTATAGATGTGTATTTAAGATTGAAGGAAATATCTATAGACTATACTACGCAGGAACTCATGAGTTAATTGATAAGTTTTGAAAGAAAACCGTTTGACAAGTCATTCCAGTCCCTTTTAAAAAGGTGCATAAGGACACAGGAAT includes these proteins:
- a CDS encoding DNA helicase is translated as MSKYLIDIQDTFLSCYDDLPKDIKKKLKKQLSFLRENPKHPSLQIHRLEGTDFWEFYVDKGYRCVFKIEGNIYRLYYAGTHELIDKF